One Lutra lutra chromosome 7, mLutLut1.2, whole genome shotgun sequence DNA window includes the following coding sequences:
- the NGDN gene encoding neuroguidin isoform X1, which produces MAARGSPEVLESDLPGAVTLLKNLQEQAMAVTAQIQALTKKVQARAYPTEKGLSLLEVKDQLLLMYLMDLTHLILDKASGGSLQGHPAVLRLVEIRTVLEKLRPLDQKLKYQVDKLVKTAVTGSLSENDPLRFKPHPSNMMSKLSSEDEEEDEAEEGQSPASGKKSAKGTVKKYVPPRLVPVHYDETEAEREKKRLERAKKRALSSSVIRELKEQYSDAPEEIRDARHPHVTRQSQEDQHRINYEESMMVRLSVSKREKGRRKRANVMSSQLHSLTHFSDISALTGGAPHLDEDQNPVKKRKKIPKKGRKKKGFRRRR; this is translated from the exons ATGGCGGCGCGGGGTAGTCCC gAGGTGCTGGAGTCAGACCTGCCAGGTGCTGTCACACTTTTGAAGAACCTTCAGGAGCAG GCGATGGCTGTAACTGCACAAATACAAGCTCTGACAAAAAAAGTTCAAGCTAGAGCCTATCCTACAGAGAAG GGTCTCAGCCTCTTGGAAGTAAAAGACCAGCTACTGCTTATGTACCTTATGGATTTGACCCATCTCATCCTGGACAAAGCCTCAGGAGGGTCTCTTCAGGGACATCCTGCAGTTTTGAGACTGGTGGAGATTCGCACG GTTTTGGAAAAGCTTCGTCCCTTGGACCAAAAACTGAAGTATCAAGTTGACAAACTAGTCAAGACTGCGGTGACAGGCAGCCTCA GTGAGAACGACCCACTCCGTTTTAAGCCTCATCCCAGCAATATGATGAGCAAG TTGAGCTCTGAGGATGAGGAAGAAGATGAAGCCGAAGAAGGCCAATCTCCAGCTTCAGGAAAGAAATCTGCAAAAGGAACAGTTAAGAAATATGTTCCACCACGCTTGGTTCCAGTACATTATG ATGAAACAGAAGCTGAGAGGGAAAAGAAGCGCCTAGAACGGGCCAAAAAACGGGCATTGAGCAGCTCTGTCATTCGTGAACTGAAGGAGCAGTACTCAGATGCTCCAGAGGAAATCCGTGATGCTCGGCATCCTCATGTTACTCGCCAAAGTCAAGAGGATCAACACAG GATTAACTATGAGGAGAGCATGATGGTGCGTTTAAGTGTCAGTAAACGTGAGAAAGGACGGCGAAAACGGGCAAATGTCATGAGCTCACAACTCCATTCCCTCACACACTTCAGTGACATCAGTGCTTTGACAGGAGGAGCCCCTCATCTTGATGAG GATCAGAATCCTGTTAAGAAGCGGAAGAAGATACCAAAGAAAGGTcggaaaaaaaaag GTTTTCGGAGGCGGCGGTGA
- the NGDN gene encoding neuroguidin isoform X2: MAVTAQIQALTKKVQARAYPTEKGLSLLEVKDQLLLMYLMDLTHLILDKASGGSLQGHPAVLRLVEIRTVLEKLRPLDQKLKYQVDKLVKTAVTGSLSENDPLRFKPHPSNMMSKLSSEDEEEDEAEEGQSPASGKKSAKGTVKKYVPPRLVPVHYDETEAEREKKRLERAKKRALSSSVIRELKEQYSDAPEEIRDARHPHVTRQSQEDQHRINYEESMMVRLSVSKREKGRRKRANVMSSQLHSLTHFSDISALTGGAPHLDEDQNPVKKRKKIPKKGRKKKGFRRRR, encoded by the exons ATGGCTGTAACTGCACAAATACAAGCTCTGACAAAAAAAGTTCAAGCTAGAGCCTATCCTACAGAGAAG GGTCTCAGCCTCTTGGAAGTAAAAGACCAGCTACTGCTTATGTACCTTATGGATTTGACCCATCTCATCCTGGACAAAGCCTCAGGAGGGTCTCTTCAGGGACATCCTGCAGTTTTGAGACTGGTGGAGATTCGCACG GTTTTGGAAAAGCTTCGTCCCTTGGACCAAAAACTGAAGTATCAAGTTGACAAACTAGTCAAGACTGCGGTGACAGGCAGCCTCA GTGAGAACGACCCACTCCGTTTTAAGCCTCATCCCAGCAATATGATGAGCAAG TTGAGCTCTGAGGATGAGGAAGAAGATGAAGCCGAAGAAGGCCAATCTCCAGCTTCAGGAAAGAAATCTGCAAAAGGAACAGTTAAGAAATATGTTCCACCACGCTTGGTTCCAGTACATTATG ATGAAACAGAAGCTGAGAGGGAAAAGAAGCGCCTAGAACGGGCCAAAAAACGGGCATTGAGCAGCTCTGTCATTCGTGAACTGAAGGAGCAGTACTCAGATGCTCCAGAGGAAATCCGTGATGCTCGGCATCCTCATGTTACTCGCCAAAGTCAAGAGGATCAACACAG GATTAACTATGAGGAGAGCATGATGGTGCGTTTAAGTGTCAGTAAACGTGAGAAAGGACGGCGAAAACGGGCAAATGTCATGAGCTCACAACTCCATTCCCTCACACACTTCAGTGACATCAGTGCTTTGACAGGAGGAGCCCCTCATCTTGATGAG GATCAGAATCCTGTTAAGAAGCGGAAGAAGATACCAAAGAAAGGTcggaaaaaaaaag GTTTTCGGAGGCGGCGGTGA